GTACCTGGCACTTTTTCCAGATAAGAGGAAAAATCTTCAGAACCCATAATTTTTCCTATCTGAATTATATTTTCTTCACCTATTAATTTAGCTATTGATTTTCTTATAAATCCAGTAAAGCTGTCTTCATTGATAATAGGCTTAAATCCCTGTTCATACTTAAAATCATATGTACAGCCATATGCACTACATATGCCATCTATTATTTTCTTCATCCATTTTGGCATCATTTCTCTTGAATAACTTGATAATGCTCTATTCATGCCCGTTATTTCAACTTTTCCTGGGACCACATTAAACCTCTCACCTGCATTTACAGTTCCTATATTAATAACTATAGGATTTCTTGCATCATTAAATCTAGTCACAATGGTCTGAAATCCCTCCATTATTGCTACAGCACAAGGCATTGCATCTATTCCCTGCCACGGCGAAGAACCATGACAGGATTTTCCCTCTACAGTTAAACTCCATTTATCTCCATATGCCATAAAAGAACCTTTTTGGACTACTATTTTACCAGTTTCTATCATTCCAAAAGTGTGCATACCTACAATTATATCAACTTTAGGATTCTCAAGAGCCCCATGTTCTATCATATATGCTGCGCCAGTTCCAAGCTCCTCTGCTGGTTGGAAGATGAATTTTACACTGCCGTACAATTCATGTTTTAAATCAGATAATATTTTTGCAGCTCCTAAAAGTTCCGTAATATGAGTATCATGTCCACAAGCATGCATGTACCCAGGATTTTTTGAACTGTAGGGAAGTCCTGTCTCCTCTGTAACTGACAGGCCATCAATATCTGCACGAAGTGCAATGGCCTTTCCCTGATTTTTTCCCTTTAGCAATCCAATAACGCCTGTTTTACCTGTGGTAATAACTTCTATGTCCATTTTTTTAAGTTCTTCAGCTATTACTTTTGACGTTCTTACTTCTTCAAAAGACGGCTCAGGATACATATGAAAATCTCTTCTAAGTTCTATCATCCAAGATTTTATATCTTCAGCTTTTTTTAAAGTATTCATTTTTACAATCACTCCAATTTAGTAATAAAATAATTATTTATTGAAATTTTTATTTATATAGTTTCACATTTGTAAAAGTTTAATTATCTTGTATTTCTGGGATCAAGAGCATCCCTCAAACCATCACCAATAAAATTAAATGCCAATACAGTGAATATAATCATAATTCCAGGTGGGAACCATAACCAAGGTTTGGTTGTCAAAACAGTAAGAGCCTGAGCATCCGTAAGCATATTTCCCCAACTTGCAGTAGGCGGCTGTACACCCATGCCCAGAAAGCTAAGTGAGGCCTCATATATAATAGCTCTGGCAATTCCAAAAGTTGCATTTACTAAAATAGGTGCCATAGTATTTGGAAGTACATGAGAGAATAACAGTCTTGGAGTATTAAAACCCAGAACTACCGCTGATTTTATATAATCCATTTGCTTGATGGAAAGCACATTCCCTCTAACTAGACGTGTTACACCTGGCCATCCAAGAAAACCTAAAACCCATATAATATTTTTAAGTCCAGGTCCAACGATA
This genomic interval from Clostridium kluyveri contains the following:
- a CDS encoding M20 metallopeptidase family protein: MNTLKKAEDIKSWMIELRRDFHMYPEPSFEEVRTSKVIAEELKKMDIEVITTGKTGVIGLLKGKNQGKAIALRADIDGLSVTEETGLPYSSKNPGYMHACGHDTHITELLGAAKILSDLKHELYGSVKFIFQPAEELGTGAAYMIEHGALENPKVDIIVGMHTFGMIETGKIVVQKGSFMAYGDKWSLTVEGKSCHGSSPWQGIDAMPCAVAIMEGFQTIVTRFNDARNPIVINIGTVNAGERFNVVPGKVEITGMNRALSSYSREMMPKWMKKIIDGICSAYGCTYDFKYEQGFKPIINEDSFTGFIRKSIAKLIGEENIIQIGKIMGSEDFSSYLEKVPGTFLILGGGNKEKGYMHSQHSNRFTIDENCLPIGAAAYVQAALDFLKA